The following proteins come from a genomic window of Chitinivibrionales bacterium:
- a CDS encoding Xaa-Pro peptidase family protein translates to MANKRLSRIKDFLDKGSFASVFISDTVDVEYLTGFRSSNAYCIVTRRHNLLCSDFRYREAAVAFCRKRREWKFLEIKENDFSSLAGAFGAQGPAGFQSHVMTVDQFRLLRARCPGVQFLHLPREFQDIFTPKMPGEILCMRKAAAIGDKAFAAVLRSARPGITEIELAAVCEDACRRLGSERPSFDTIVLFGRRAALPHGRPSNVRLRRGDWVLCDFGCTVSGFASDMTRTFVMGKASALQKKLYAVVLRAQEIGRHAVAAAVRASDIDKCVRLEIARAGYAPLFGHATGHGLGLRVHEKPRIGGNDKTILQSGTVITIEPGIYHRRFGGVRIEDMVVVRDHGGEVLTKSPRHLIEAGTK, encoded by the coding sequence ATGGCCAACAAACGACTTTCCCGCATAAAAGATTTCCTTGACAAAGGCTCATTCGCCAGCGTTTTCATTTCCGACACCGTTGACGTGGAATATCTCACCGGGTTCCGGTCTTCAAACGCCTATTGCATCGTTACGCGGCGCCACAACCTCCTCTGCTCCGATTTCCGGTACCGGGAAGCGGCGGTGGCGTTCTGCAGAAAGCGCCGCGAATGGAAATTCCTTGAAATCAAGGAAAATGATTTTTCATCGCTCGCGGGAGCGTTCGGCGCCCAGGGACCGGCCGGATTTCAGTCCCACGTGATGACCGTTGACCAGTTCCGCTTGCTCAGGGCACGGTGCCCCGGCGTGCAATTTTTGCACCTTCCAAGGGAATTCCAGGATATTTTTACACCGAAAATGCCCGGAGAAATTCTTTGCATGCGTAAAGCAGCCGCCATCGGTGACAAGGCCTTCGCCGCCGTGCTCCGGTCCGCCAGGCCCGGTATCACCGAGATTGAGCTTGCCGCGGTCTGCGAAGACGCCTGCCGCAGGCTCGGCTCCGAGCGGCCGTCGTTCGACACCATCGTGCTGTTCGGCCGCAGGGCCGCGCTCCCGCACGGCCGGCCGTCCAACGTCCGGTTGCGGCGCGGGGACTGGGTGCTGTGCGACTTCGGCTGCACCGTGAGCGGGTTTGCGTCGGACATGACCCGCACCTTCGTGATGGGCAAGGCGTCGGCGCTGCAGAAAAAATTGTACGCCGTGGTGCTGCGGGCCCAGGAAATAGGCAGGCATGCCGTTGCCGCGGCCGTCAGGGCAAGCGACATTGACAAATGCGTGCGCCTGGAAATAGCGCGGGCGGGATACGCCCCGCTTTTCGGCCACGCGACGGGGCACGGCCTGGGCCTGCGCGTACATGAAAAGCCTCGCATCGGCGGCAATGACAAAACTATTTTACAAAGCGGCACCGTCATCACCATTGAGCCGGGCATCTACCACCGCCGGTTCGGCGGCGTGCGCATCGAGGACATGGTCGTGGTGCGGGACCATGGGGGCGAGGTACTCACGAAATCGCCGCGCCACCTCATCGAGGCGGGAACAAAATGA
- a CDS encoding PilT/PilU family type 4a pilus ATPase — protein sequence MIDINKLLKTMFENKASDLHIRVGTPPTFRINGALFRAQMEAVSFQEMEQVCAKIMRPDQKETFDKTNELDFAMGLKGVGRFRINASRQRGTPSLAIRSIKTLIPAFSELNLPNVILDLAMKKRGLILVTGTTGSGKSTLLASMIDHINESTAVNIVTIEDPIEYLYKDKKSIIAQREVGPDTFRFANALRASFRQDPDVILIGEIRDKDTMETAMSAADTGHMVMSTLHTMNTMETISRVLSFFPPHQHQQVRLVLSNVLVAVVSLRLLPNKANNGRVPAVEIMINNAAIAEYVLNPEKAHLILPAICEGYTQYGSQSFDQSLLQLYRDDLITLQVAKQNATNPDDFELRVKGVEGTSDRRWIT from the coding sequence ATGATCGATATCAACAAGCTGCTCAAGACGATGTTCGAAAACAAGGCGTCCGACCTGCACATCCGCGTGGGCACGCCGCCGACGTTCCGCATCAACGGCGCGTTGTTTCGGGCGCAGATGGAGGCGGTGTCGTTCCAGGAAATGGAGCAGGTGTGCGCCAAGATCATGCGGCCCGACCAAAAGGAGACCTTTGACAAGACCAACGAGCTCGATTTCGCCATGGGCCTCAAGGGCGTGGGCCGCTTCAGAATCAACGCCTCGCGCCAGCGCGGAACGCCGTCGCTCGCCATCCGGTCCATCAAGACGCTCATTCCCGCGTTTTCGGAGCTCAACCTTCCCAACGTGATCCTCGACCTCGCCATGAAAAAGCGCGGCCTCATCCTGGTGACCGGCACCACGGGCAGCGGCAAATCGACGCTGCTGGCCTCCATGATCGACCACATCAACGAAAGCACCGCCGTCAACATCGTGACCATCGAAGACCCCATCGAGTACCTTTACAAAGACAAAAAGAGCATCATCGCGCAGCGGGAGGTAGGGCCCGACACCTTCCGGTTCGCCAACGCGCTGCGCGCGAGCTTCCGCCAGGACCCGGACGTGATCCTCATCGGCGAGATCCGGGACAAAGACACCATGGAAACGGCCATGAGCGCGGCCGACACCGGCCACATGGTCATGAGCACGCTCCACACCATGAACACCATGGAGACGATCTCCCGCGTGCTGTCGTTTTTCCCGCCGCACCAGCACCAGCAGGTGCGGCTCGTGCTGTCCAACGTGCTCGTGGCCGTGGTTTCGCTGCGGCTCCTGCCGAACAAGGCGAACAACGGGCGCGTTCCCGCCGTCGAGATCATGATCAACAATGCCGCGATCGCCGAATACGTCCTGAACCCGGAAAAGGCTCACCTTATTTTGCCCGCGATCTGCGAAGGGTACACGCAGTACGGGTCGCAGTCGTTCGACCAGTCGCTGCTGCAGTTGTACCGCGACGACCTGATCACGCTCCAGGTGGCCAAGCAAAACGCGACCAACCCCGACGACTTCGAGCTCAGGGTGAAGGGGGTGGAAGGGACCAGCGACCGTCGGTGGATCACATAA